The following is a genomic window from bacterium.
TGGACAGCAAGCTCAAGTAGACTTTGATTTTTACAAGAGGGTAAAATTTACTGACTATGAGGAAGCAAAATCAGTATCACGGTTCAATATGGTATTAGGATATTCACGGATGTTGTATTATGGGTATTATTTCAGGCATGACTTAGAGAGTTTTATTGATGGACATATAAGTGCGTTTGAGTATTTCGGCGGAGTGCCTCATGAGATATTGTATGACAATGTCAAGTGTGTGGTTATCGAGAGGTATGATGATAATGGGATTAGATGGAACAGTCAGTTTTTAGATTTTGCCAGGTATTATGGGTTTAAGCCATTGGTATGCCAACCATATCGAGCTCAGACTAAAGGCAAGGTAGAGCGTCCTCACCAGTATGCAGAAAGGGATTTTTTTATGGGGCAAGAATTTAAGAATTTGGCTGATTTGAACAATCGGTCTAACAACTGGATGAATGAGGTGGCTAATAAACGCATCCATGGAACTACTAATGAGATACCTGTGATACGGTTAGAGCAGGAAAGGGAATATCTTTTAGCCTTACCATCAAAGAGGTATGAATACTATCAGGAACTATCCCGTAAAAGCAGTAAAGACTGTTATATCTCTTATCAAGGTAATCGGTATTCAGTTCCGTATAAGTATGCCAATAACAAGGAATTATCAATCAAGGTTAGTCATAGTCAGGAGAAGATATTTATTTATGCTGGAGGAGATTTAATAGCCAGTCATAATCTATGCTTCTGCAAAGGGCAGATGATAACCAATCCTGAGCATATTAAGGGGATTGTGCCTAAGCAAAATAGCATAGAAGGACAGAGGATATATGGAGAATTTAGTTATCTTGGTGAGGCATATAGGAGGTATTTGTCAGGGTTAAAACAAAACAAGGTAGAGCATTTAAGTTGGCAGGTAAAGAAGATATTAGAATTAGTGTATAGTTATGGTCAGGATGAGGTAAATGCTGCTATAGAGCGAGCCTTAAAATATGAGGCTTATGGTTATAGTTATATTCGTAACATCTGCCAGGAACTGTCTAAGTCGAGGAGGGGAGGTGATTTTGTTTCGATTAAAGAGATATTGACAGATATGTTAAAGCAGTATGGGATACCAGAGGTAGAAACCAGGTCATTAAAGATTTATGACCAAATATCAGAATAAAGGAGGCAAAAGGATGGGTAAATTAACGAGTTATGAGGAGTTGCAAGAGAAGTTAAGCAGGCTGAATTTGATGAGGATAGGACAGACAGTAGATCAATATTGTCAGAAGGCATTGGATGAGAAACTTTCTTACAGTGAATTTTTAGCCCAGTTACTTGATGAAGAGATAGCTCATAAACGAGAGCACACATTGAGGTTCAGGATACAGATGGCACAATTTCCATTTAAGAAGACGATAGAACAGTTTGATTTTTCATATCAACCATCCATTGATAAACGGAAGATAGAAGAGCTGGCGACATTACGGTTTGTGGCTAATGGAGAGAACATAATCTTTTTAGGCCCGCCTGGAGT
Proteins encoded in this region:
- the istA gene encoding IS21 family transposase, with the translated sequence LRMKIEGEPMLTASRLFREINGLGYAGSSRLVRLYVGEIRVKKEKEATVRFETLPGQQAQVDFDFYKRVKFTDYEEAKSVSRFNMVLGYSRMLYYGYYFRHDLESFIDGHISAFEYFGGVPHEILYDNVKCVVIERYDDNGIRWNSQFLDFARYYGFKPLVCQPYRAQTKGKVERPHQYAERDFFMGQEFKNLADLNNRSNNWMNEVANKRIHGTTNEIPVIRLEQEREYLLALPSKRYEYYQELSRKSSKDCYISYQGNRYSVPYKYANNKELSIKVSHSQEKIFIYAGGDLIASHNLCFCKGQMITNPEHIKGIVPKQNSIEGQRIYGEFSYLGEAYRRYLSGLKQNKVEHLSWQVKKILELVYSYGQDEVNAAIERALKYEAYGYSYIRNICQELSKSRRGGDFVSIKEILTDMLKQYGIPEVETRSLKIYDQISE